In Litoribacterium kuwaitense, the following proteins share a genomic window:
- a CDS encoding carbohydrate ABC transporter permease, translating into MQKGTQRSWKKNEVWIGYLFLLPSVFLLISMGVYPLLRTVILSLYDATFASEGAQFIGFGNYAALLEDPWFWMALKNTWGFTIMTVLAETALGLGVALFLNVSFKGRRWMRAAVLIPWAVPTVVSARMWEWLLNAEYGLINYLLVQANIISENFNWLGNIDTALYATMVADVWKTTPFMALILLAGLQVISDEVYEAAAIDGATKLQAFLKITLPMLLPTLIMGVLLRSLDAFRVFDLIYVMTGGGPANSTEVLSTYAYKTIFSSSEVSEGAAISTTMALSVFVLAIVLILCLQLVNRRLGGGA; encoded by the coding sequence ATGCAGAAAGGGACACAGCGCTCGTGGAAAAAGAACGAAGTGTGGATCGGCTATTTGTTTTTGCTTCCCTCTGTATTTCTTTTAATCAGTATGGGTGTTTATCCACTCCTCCGCACTGTCATTCTGAGCCTTTATGATGCGACATTTGCTTCGGAAGGTGCCCAGTTTATCGGGTTTGGGAATTATGCTGCTCTGCTTGAAGATCCATGGTTTTGGATGGCGTTGAAGAACACGTGGGGCTTCACGATCATGACGGTGCTTGCTGAAACAGCTCTCGGACTCGGTGTGGCTTTGTTTCTTAACGTTTCTTTTAAAGGGCGGCGCTGGATGCGGGCAGCAGTACTCATTCCTTGGGCTGTTCCGACGGTTGTGTCGGCACGAATGTGGGAGTGGTTGTTAAATGCGGAATACGGATTAATCAATTATTTGCTCGTTCAAGCCAATATCATTTCTGAAAACTTTAATTGGCTTGGAAACATTGACACGGCGTTATACGCCACGATGGTGGCGGATGTATGGAAAACGACACCATTTATGGCGTTAATTCTTTTGGCAGGCCTTCAAGTGATATCCGATGAGGTCTATGAAGCTGCGGCGATTGACGGTGCGACGAAACTCCAGGCTTTTTTGAAAATCACATTGCCAATGCTTCTACCGACGTTAATCATGGGTGTCCTGCTGCGGTCGCTCGATGCATTTCGTGTGTTTGACCTGATTTATGTCATGACTGGTGGCGGGCCAGCCAATTCGACTGAGGTCTTATCGACTTATGCCTATAAGACAATATTTTCTTCTTCTGAAGTTAGTGAAGGTGCTGCAATTTCAACGACGATGGCATTGTCTGTCTTTGTTTTGGCAATCGTGTTGATCCTTTGTTTGCAACTGGTAAACCGGCGACTGGGAGGTGGAGCTTGA